In Pseudovibrio brasiliensis, the following are encoded in one genomic region:
- the cobW gene encoding cobalamin biosynthesis protein CobW — translation MTVSFAAPSKKIPAVIITGFLGAGKTTLVRNLLMKAQDKRIALIVNEFGEMGFDGSLVNGCADPECSADEVVELANGCICCTVADDFLPTMEMLLEREQAPDVIVIETSGLALPQPLVRAFNWPSVKPRVTVDSVVTVVDAPAVAAGKVAADEEAVAAQRAADEALDHESPVEELFADQLTCADLVVLSKADLLTEEELVAVKATINGRLRDGVEIVAASHGELALDVLLGRDAGAEDDMGLRLSHHEAQHAHDHDHDHDHDHDHDHDHHQHDHSHDDFESFVLPTRRFTSIEEVKAQVEAAMKVSGVLRIKGSVVVEGKAAPVLVQAVGPRVEAWFAAGSESHSKLVVIGLAGLDKHSVNAALSEFELVQA, via the coding sequence ATGACTGTTTCTTTTGCTGCGCCTTCCAAAAAAATCCCTGCTGTTATTATCACTGGTTTTCTGGGTGCCGGAAAAACCACATTGGTCCGTAACCTTTTGATGAAGGCTCAGGACAAGCGCATTGCGCTCATCGTCAACGAGTTTGGCGAGATGGGTTTTGATGGATCGCTGGTCAATGGCTGCGCCGATCCGGAGTGTTCTGCTGATGAGGTGGTGGAGCTGGCCAATGGCTGCATCTGCTGCACGGTGGCTGATGATTTTCTGCCAACCATGGAAATGCTTCTGGAGCGGGAGCAGGCACCGGATGTGATAGTGATTGAGACCTCTGGTCTGGCTTTGCCGCAGCCGTTGGTGCGGGCGTTCAACTGGCCTTCCGTGAAACCACGCGTCACCGTTGATAGTGTGGTGACTGTGGTGGATGCACCTGCTGTTGCCGCTGGTAAGGTTGCTGCTGATGAAGAGGCGGTTGCGGCGCAGCGTGCTGCAGATGAGGCGCTGGACCACGAAAGCCCGGTGGAGGAGTTGTTTGCTGACCAGCTGACTTGCGCCGACCTTGTTGTGCTTTCCAAAGCTGATCTTTTGACTGAGGAAGAGCTTGTTGCTGTGAAGGCGACCATCAATGGTCGTTTGCGCGATGGAGTTGAGATTGTTGCCGCCTCTCATGGAGAGCTGGCGCTGGATGTTTTGCTGGGCCGGGATGCCGGAGCTGAAGATGATATGGGCTTGCGTCTTTCTCATCATGAAGCGCAGCATGCTCACGACCACGACCACGACCACGACCACGACCACGACCACGACCACGACCACCATCAACACGATCATTCCCATGATGACTTTGAGAGTTTTGTGCTGCCAACCCGACGGTTTACCTCCATTGAGGAGGTGAAAGCCCAAGTGGAAGCGGCCATGAAGGTTTCCGGCGTGTTGCGGATTAAAGGCAGTGTGGTGGTTGAAGGCAAAGCCGCACCGGTGCTGGTGCAGGCGGTTGGCCCACGTGTAGAGGCCTGGTTTGCGGCTGGCAGTGAAAGCCACTCCAAGCTGGTTGTGATCGGCCTTGCAGGATTGGACAAGCACAGCGTGAATGCTGCGCTGAGTGAATTTGAGTTGGTTCAGGCCTGA
- the cobU gene encoding bifunctional adenosylcobinamide kinase/adenosylcobinamide-phosphate guanylyltransferase, which produces MAEQSGDLCVRHCLVTGGARSGKSAYAEKLVLSSGRRPTYIATGQAFDGEMEERIAHHKMQRGDLWDTVEEPLELVRVLKEHAHAERAILVDCLTLWLSNLMHAERDWTVELEQLREVLSSAPCPVVFVGNEVGMGIVPENAMARAFRDEAGRLNQRIAELCHFVMFVAAGQPLQLKPAVFPEISL; this is translated from the coding sequence ATGGCTGAACAGAGCGGCGACCTTTGCGTTCGCCATTGTCTCGTAACGGGCGGCGCTCGTTCCGGGAAAAGCGCATATGCGGAAAAGCTGGTTCTAAGCAGCGGGCGACGCCCGACTTATATTGCGACAGGCCAGGCCTTTGACGGTGAAATGGAGGAACGTATCGCGCATCATAAGATGCAGCGGGGCGACCTTTGGGACACTGTTGAGGAGCCGCTGGAGCTTGTGCGCGTGCTGAAAGAGCATGCCCATGCGGAGCGCGCCATTCTTGTTGATTGCCTGACGCTTTGGCTTTCCAACCTTATGCATGCCGAGCGGGACTGGACCGTGGAGCTTGAGCAGCTTCGCGAGGTTCTTAGCTCTGCGCCATGCCCCGTTGTGTTTGTTGGCAATGAGGTGGGCATGGGCATTGTGCCTGAAAACGCCATGGCCCGCGCCTTTCGTGATGAGGCTGGGCGCCTGAACCAGCGTATCGCTGAACTCTGCCATTTTGTGATGTTTGTTGCTGCTGGTCAGCCTTTGCAGCTGAAGCCTGCTGTTTTTCCGGAGATTTCCCTATGA